Proteins encoded within one genomic window of Haematobia irritans isolate KBUSLIRL chromosome 5, ASM5000362v1, whole genome shotgun sequence:
- the LOC142240068 gene encoding uncharacterized protein LOC142240068, protein MICEKPNCAVKKTEEPVVTCWLCHSSYHAKCVELAARTADNLREDKGLRWCYLTALTEKFAKYKTVFENASCLEKFLQSPIDSLRKRKKPSNNINTEVVSNLNTNSDTNLAPYQLFSPQMQPNLSIPILSQTSNPSTSNAAISQISNLTVSNASLNTTTPSTSNRFRTPLTSPLPNIPPKPLQVVPSKKTVFAAKFAAETTIEDISFYIKSKLQADIELSVFKFKYRERRSKASFKIIVPEDIFDRVVNPEFWPQNALIKEYIYKESPITDIVYLPNSSQNVPKN, encoded by the exons ATGATTTGTGAGAAACCCAATTGCGCAGTAAAGAAAACTGAGGAACCTGTTGTTACTTGTTGGTTGTGTCATTCATCATATCATGCTAAATGTGTAGAGCTGGCGGCTCGTACTGCCGACAATTTGCGTGAAGATAAAGGTTTACGATGGTGct ATCTTACTGCATTAACCGAAAAATTCGCAAAATATAAAACGGTTTTTGAGAATGCATCATGCTTGGAAAAATTTCTGCAGTCTCCCATAGATTCATTGCGTAAGCGGAAAAAACCATCCAATAATATAAATACGGAAGTTGTGTCTAATCTTAATACTAATTCTGACACTAACTTAGCACCATACCAGTTATTCAGTCCCCAAATGCAACCAAATTTATCTATACCAATCCTATCTCAAACATCAAATCCTTCTACGAGCAATGCAGCAATttcccaaatttcaaatttaactgtTTCAAATGCATCATTAAATACTACTACGCCATCTACATCGAATAGATTTCGTACTCCGTTAACTTCACCTTTACCTAATATTCCCCCAAAACCATTACAAGTGGTACCTTCCAAGAAAACTGTGTTTGCAGCAAAATTTGCCGCGGAAACGACTATCGAGGATATTTccttttatataaaatcgaaGCTACAAGCTGATATCGAACTGAGTGTCTTCAAGTTTAAATATCGCGAAAGGAGAAGCAAAGCATCATTTAAGATCATCGTTCCAGAGGACATTTTTGATAGAGTGGTTAATCCAGAATTTTGGCCACAGAATGCTCTAATtaaggaatatatatataaagaatcTCCAATTACAGATATTGTATATTTACCAAACAGTTCacaaaatgttccaaaaaactAA
- the LOC142240069 gene encoding uncharacterized protein LOC142240069: MEILCSKYRIYRRDRESNVRKTGGGILIAVSTEIPSEQILIQHLNGIEIVMVKVLFRNMSFLISCSYIPPSSDDETYARHVSAISSAFQYLSASDTLVVLGDFNIPSASWLHSSESNSLIPIISNNNISNNFLNSLLNLGLFQINNIFNSHGKLLDLVFVNDTSNIRLESFHALTKPEDLYHPTLIIHVAAPNSLRSRITGSKKEYCFAKTNYNMLNSLLSAIVWDDILDSGNITELSNRFYSVLQDCISKSVPRFTVDNNSGPPWKTRVLMRLKNRKNKMFRKFKKSGSSLDFSNYSIARSKYNLENKLAHRNYLSRMKEQLRVDPKSFYKFVNSKRQSNTQPTYLKYQSLTADNDMDISDLFAEFFATTYSDRSYDCSNTYPFITRSFDRIDFSYVHETTVLDNLRTLKSSYNAGPDGIPSCILKLCADKLSYPLSLLFNSSLKSGVLPDIWKRSYIIPLYKSGDRNDVCNYRGISNLSAIPKLMEKILTNSITHQISSLLSTSQHGFRRKRSTITNLLEFTCLVNDAFRNRLQTDTIYTDFSKAFDKVNHALLLRKLDMIGFSNSLLKWFQSYLIGRTQCVKFGNATSRYVSVTSGVPQGSHLGPVLFCLFINDLPSIIKYSNILMFADDVKLFRSFNDPVDQYYLQIDLDNFSNWCELNLMELNTSKCKLMRFSRGTVYDSSYIIGSTRLEAVDSFKDLGLLMDQRLNFRQHISMAISKAYVTLGFMKRWSKEFRDYSVTKILYTTLVRSHLEYGSIIWDPYYTIHSDKIESVQKQFLLFCLRHRGWDPQSLPSYEFRLNLIKLPSLSSRRTMLNICYIMNIIQGEIESEFLLNRLAFNIPIRPTRNFEPLKILYHRTNFANNDPFRRLCAQFNKYFNLIDLSENRVTLKRNIILHLNR, translated from the coding sequence ATGGAAATATTATGTTCAAAATACAGAATTTATAGACGCGATCGTGAAAGTAATGTAAGGAAAACAGGTGGTGGAATACTGATAGCAGTATCCACTGAAATTCCTTCTGAACAGATTCTGATTCAACATCTTAACGGTATTGAGATAGTTATGGTCAAAGTACTCTTCAGGAAcatgtcttttttaatttcttgttcTTACATTCCACCTTCATCAGACGATGAAACTTATGCCCGTCACGTTTCGGCAATTTCATCCGCATTTCAATATTTATCAGCATCTGATACTTTAGTAGTTTTAGGCGATTTCAATATACCTTCGGCCTCCTGGTTACATTCTTCTGAATCTAACAGCTTAATTCCTATAATctcaaataataatatttctaaTAACTTTCTTAATTCATTACTAAATCTTggcctttttcaaataaataatatatttaattcaCATGGCAAACTACTCGATCTAGTTTTTGTTAATGATACATCTAACATTCGTTTAGAATCGTTTCATGCTTTAACAAAACCTGAAGATCTATATCACCCTACTCTAATAATACATGTCGCTGCCCCAAATTCTCTGCGATCTAGAATCACTGGATCAAAGAAAGAGTATTGTTTTGCTAAAACCAATTATAATATGCTTAATTCATTACTTTCTGCCATAGTTTGGGACGATATTCTTGACTCTGGCAATATTACTGAATTATCGAACCGGTTTTATTCAGTTCTTCAAGATTGCATATCTAAATCAGTGCCACGATTTACTGTGGACAACAATTCGGGACCACCTTGGAAGACCAGGGTCTTAATGAGACTAAAGAATAGAAAGaacaaaatgttcagaaaattcaagaaatcaGGTTCATCTCTTGATTTTTCAAACTATTCAATAGCCCGTTCTAAATACAATCTGGAGAACAAACTGGCTCATCGAAACTATTTAAGTAGGATGAAGGAGCAACTTAGAGTTGACCCTAAGTCTTTCTATAAATTTGTGAATTCAAAACGTCAATCTAATACCCAACCGACATATCTTAAATATCAGTCACTAACCGCTGATAATGATATGGACATTTCGGATTTATTCGCAGAATTCTTTGCTACGACTTATTCAGATAGATCATATGATTGTAGTAACACATACCCGTTTATAACTAGGAGTTTTGATCGAATCGATTTCTCCTACGTTCATGAAACTACCGTTTTAGATAACTTGAGGACTCTTAAGTCTTCATATAATGCTGGCCCCGATGGTATTCCGTCTTGTATCTTGAAACTGTGTGCTGATAAACTTTCATATCCTCTATCGTTATTGTTTAATAGTTCATTAAAGTCAGGAGTTCTTCCAGATATATGGAAAAGATCTTATATTATCCCTTTGTACAAATCAGGTGACCGAAACGACGTATGCAATTATCGAGGTATCTCAAATCTTAGCGCTATCCCTAAGTTGATGGAGAAGATATTAACTAATTCTATAACCCACCAGATTTCATCATTATTATCTACAAGCCAACATGGTTTTAGAAGAAAAAGATCGACTATAACAAACCTTTTAGAATTTACTTGCTTGGTAAACGATGCTTTTAGAAATCGCTTGCAAACTGATACTATCTACACTGATTTCAGTAAAGCATTCGACAAAGTTAATCATGCTCTCCTTCTACGAAAGTTAGATATGATTGGCTTCAGCAATTCTTTATTGAAATGGTTTCaatcgtatttaatcggtcggaCACAATGTGTTAAGTTCGGCAATGCGACATCAAGATATGTCTCCGTTACGTCGGGTGTTCCCCAGGGCAGTCATCTCGGGCCAGTTTTATTCTGTTTATTTATTAATGATTTACCATCGATTATAAAGTATTCTAATATACTTATGTTCGCTGATGATGTAAAATTATTTCGATCATTTAATGATCCCGTCGATCAATATTATCTACAGATTGATCTTGATAACTTCTCCAATTGGTGTGAATTGAACTTAATGGAGTTAAATACCTCGAAATGTAAGTTAATGCGCTTCTCGAGAGGCACTGTATATGATTCAAGTTATATTATCGGTTCTACCAGGCTGGAGGCGGTTGATTCTTTCAAGGATCTTGGATTGTTAATGGATCAGCGTCTGAACTTCCGTCAACACATTTCTATGGCCATTAGTAAAGCATATGTTACTCTAGGATTTATGAAACGATGGAGTAAGGAGTTTAGAGATTATTCAGTTACTAAGATATTATACACTACATTAGTACGAAGCCATCTTGAGTATGGTTCCATAATTTGGGATCCATATTACACCATCCACTCGGATAAGATAGAATCTGTGCAGAAGCAATTTCTTTTATTCTGCCTACGACACAGAGGCTGGGATCCCCAGTCTTTACCATCATATGAATTTCGTTTGAATCTTATAAAATTACCCTCATTGTCAAGTCGCAGGACAATGTTAAATATCTGTTATATAATGAATATAATTCAAGGTGAGATTGAATCAGAGTTTCTTCTCAACAGGCTTGCCTTCAATATACCTATTAGGCCCACGAGGAATTTTGAAccattaaaaattctatatcaTAGAACAAACTTTGCAAATAATGATCCTTTTCGAAGATTATGCGCGcaattcaacaaatattttaacctTATAGATCTGTCTGAGAATCGAGTAACATTAAAGAGAAACATTATCTTGCACTTGAACAGATAA